From Deinococcus malanensis, the proteins below share one genomic window:
- a CDS encoding helical backbone metal receptor, producing MLRLASLTSSNSDILAALGAAGWVVAADSHSDAPGLEGARRVGPDLNIDVAAVAEARPDLVLASLSVPGMERVVQALGEAGLPTLVLDPVSVAETLADMRTIARAIGLPEQGEALVSDFQNELAALRGSYPRPPRVLVEWWPRPIIAATRDSWVTELLSALGAENALGEQPGRSRPLTLDEVRAARPDLIVCSWCGARKLRPEVIEARGLGVPVSAIHESGLGRPGPRLLEGARALRQALDALRLP from the coding sequence ATGTTGCGCCTCGCCTCCTTGACCTCAAGCAACTCGGACATCCTGGCCGCCCTGGGAGCCGCCGGCTGGGTGGTGGCGGCAGACAGCCACAGTGACGCCCCAGGGCTGGAGGGCGCGCGGCGGGTGGGACCGGACCTGAACATTGACGTGGCCGCCGTGGCAGAGGCCCGGCCCGATCTGGTGCTGGCCAGCCTTAGCGTGCCGGGAATGGAAAGGGTCGTGCAGGCTCTGGGCGAAGCTGGGCTGCCGACGCTGGTGCTGGACCCGGTCAGCGTGGCCGAGACTCTGGCCGACATGCGCACCATTGCCCGTGCCATTGGTCTGCCGGAGCAGGGCGAGGCGCTGGTGTCCGATTTTCAGAACGAACTGGCGGCACTTCGTGGCAGCTACCCCCGGCCTCCCCGGGTGCTGGTGGAGTGGTGGCCCCGGCCGATCATTGCGGCGACGCGCGACTCATGGGTGACAGAACTGCTCAGCGCCCTGGGAGCTGAGAACGCACTGGGTGAGCAGCCGGGGCGCAGCCGGCCGCTGACCCTGGATGAAGTCCGCGCGGCACGGCCAGACCTGATCGTCTGCTCCTGGTGCGGCGCCCGCAAGCTGCGCCCTGAGGTGATCGAAGCGCGGGGTCTGGGCGTGCCGGTCAGTGCTATCCACGAAAGCGGACTGGGCCGGCCCGGGCCACGCCTGCTCGAGGGTGCCCGGGCCCTCCGGCAGGCGCTGGACGCGCTCAGGCTCCCTTGA
- a CDS encoding TetR/AcrR family transcriptional regulator, whose translation MARKVNPIQERSRRAALEKAAYLAIYERGYAGVTLADIAAHAGVSRGTLVYHFGSRAGLLAAVVRRFTRTIGVATRRALRQAESPDAKLAAFVDNQFFGVDNTRRFYTVSLDFLAAATRDPELMAVQRDFVRETLELDMELARLAGEHGAERRARQLRALVEGLSVRFVADPAPDLELYRADCVAGVQAILGGPFKGA comes from the coding sequence ATGGCGCGCAAGGTCAACCCCATTCAGGAACGGTCCCGACGTGCAGCGCTGGAAAAGGCAGCATACCTGGCCATCTACGAACGCGGCTACGCCGGCGTCACCCTGGCCGATATCGCCGCTCATGCCGGGGTCAGCCGCGGCACTCTGGTCTACCACTTCGGCAGCCGCGCTGGCCTGCTGGCTGCAGTCGTGCGGCGGTTCACCCGCACCATCGGGGTGGCGACCCGCCGGGCGTTGCGGCAGGCGGAGTCACCGGACGCCAAGCTGGCGGCTTTTGTGGACAACCAGTTTTTCGGCGTGGACAACACCCGGCGTTTCTATACCGTCTCCCTGGACTTTCTGGCCGCCGCCACCCGCGACCCTGAACTGATGGCCGTTCAACGTGATTTCGTCAGAGAGACGCTGGAACTCGATATGGAGCTGGCGCGCCTCGCGGGTGAGCACGGCGCCGAACGCCGGGCGCGTCAGCTGCGCGCACTGGTTGAGGGTCTCAGCGTGCGTTTTGTGGCCGACCCTGCCCCAGATCTGGAACTGTACCGGGCCGACTGCGTGGCCGGCGTGCAGGCTATTCTGGGCGGCCCCTTCAAGGGAGCCTGA
- a CDS encoding S49 family peptidase, whose amino-acid sequence MIPNIPFLKDKTLPDGVSHPTWVILDVTGPYPERQPGSPIQALLNRTETLEALGAKVEKLRHAEWLHGVLVRIHGFTGSPATAHAVRGMLSRLGQDKRVVAYLPQLTMTALIAASGAREIAAPESADVALAGFATEPTFLGAFLKKQGIEFENLRIREYKAALTRFSQEHMDDANREQLQAYITGLETAWASDLAAARGVSVDTARAWLEADLTSAQGALDAGLITKVAYEDELVGPGTRPLAAVMDLLMPRKANAKTGRIAVIPVIGTIVPGKSRNNPIPLPLMGGPMAGSDTVVGALRRAKEDKKTKAIVVYVNSGGGSALASDLMWREVATSEKPVVVVMGEYAASGGYYLATHARHIVASPYTLTGSIGVVSGKPIMREFNARHGLNPERVGRERALMHSASRPYTVEERQHVERGIAEVYDRFITRVAEGRKLSKERVNEIGRGRIWAGHDALELGLVDELGDLQTGILRATEFAGLPYDAPVWNATPKGSGPLPEFAQEAVRAAQVTVWPFGHERVLTWFDAEVKVR is encoded by the coding sequence ATGATTCCTAACATTCCCTTTCTGAAGGACAAGACCCTGCCCGACGGGGTTTCGCACCCCACCTGGGTCATTCTGGACGTAACGGGACCCTACCCGGAACGGCAGCCCGGCAGCCCGATCCAGGCGCTGCTGAACCGCACCGAGACGCTTGAAGCCCTGGGGGCCAAGGTAGAAAAGCTGCGTCACGCCGAGTGGCTGCATGGGGTTCTGGTGCGCATTCACGGGTTCACCGGCTCACCGGCCACGGCCCACGCGGTACGGGGAATGCTTTCGCGTCTGGGCCAGGACAAGCGGGTCGTGGCCTACCTGCCTCAGCTGACCATGACGGCCCTGATTGCCGCAAGCGGCGCCCGGGAAATTGCCGCCCCTGAATCGGCCGACGTGGCGTTGGCCGGCTTTGCCACCGAGCCGACCTTTCTCGGTGCCTTCCTGAAGAAGCAGGGAATTGAATTCGAGAACCTGCGTATCCGGGAATACAAGGCGGCGCTGACCCGCTTCTCGCAGGAGCATATGGACGACGCCAACCGCGAGCAGTTGCAGGCCTACATTACCGGCCTGGAAACAGCCTGGGCCTCGGATCTGGCCGCAGCCCGGGGGGTGAGTGTGGACACTGCGCGTGCCTGGCTGGAGGCCGACCTGACCTCTGCCCAGGGGGCGCTGGACGCTGGGTTAATCACCAAGGTCGCGTACGAGGACGAACTCGTCGGACCCGGTACCCGTCCACTGGCAGCCGTGATGGACCTGCTGATGCCACGCAAGGCCAACGCCAAGACCGGCCGCATCGCGGTGATTCCGGTGATCGGCACGATCGTGCCCGGCAAGAGCCGCAACAATCCGATTCCGCTTCCCCTGATGGGCGGACCGATGGCTGGATCAGACACGGTGGTGGGCGCCCTGAGACGCGCCAAGGAAGACAAGAAGACCAAGGCCATCGTTGTATATGTCAACAGTGGCGGCGGCAGTGCCCTGGCCAGCGACCTGATGTGGCGCGAGGTGGCGACATCCGAGAAGCCGGTCGTCGTGGTGATGGGCGAATACGCGGCCAGCGGCGGCTACTACCTGGCCACGCATGCCCGTCACATCGTCGCCTCGCCCTACACCCTGACCGGCAGCATCGGTGTGGTCAGTGGCAAGCCGATCATGCGTGAATTCAATGCCCGCCATGGCCTGAACCCCGAGCGGGTCGGCCGCGAACGCGCCCTGATGCACAGTGCGTCACGGCCTTACACCGTCGAGGAACGCCAGCACGTGGAGCGCGGCATCGCCGAGGTGTACGACCGCTTCATCACCCGCGTAGCCGAGGGCCGCAAGCTGAGCAAGGAGCGGGTCAACGAGATCGGCCGCGGCCGCATCTGGGCTGGTCACGACGCCCTGGAGCTGGGGCTGGTAGATGAACTGGGCGACCTGCAGACCGGCATCCTGCGCGCCACAGAGTTTGCCGGCCTGCCCTACGACGCGCCAGTCTGGAACGCCACGCCCAAGGGCAGCGGCCCCTTGCCCGAGTTTGCCCAGGAAGCGGTGCGAGCCGCTCAGGTCACGGTCTGGCCTTTTGGACACGAGCGGGTGCTGACCTGGTTTGACGCGGAAGTGAAGGTCCGCTGA
- a CDS encoding MalY/PatB family protein — MAQVADLHGALSRESLRHPDSYKWTLHPEDVIPMWIADMDFPVAPPIVAALQERLTRGLGYAQLNGDPVLKAALREHLAGHGLSGLHDEGISFLPGVVPGIYAAVHALTTPGEAVVTMTPVYHPFHLSITDLGRRVAGVPLRDAEGGYEINFAALDAASRGSRLLLLCHPHNPTGRIWSAEELGRLRALAVARDLFVVSDELHADLRYTGAPFEAFAADPKVRSRTLTLTGPCKAYNTAGLGIGAMVGHNEKLVARVRAATGGLMGHESALSVTMWQAALREGGPWLRETLAYLQGNRDFLSSYLCEHLPWVRFHPMQSTYLAWLDLRAHPRAGDIQEFLLQEARVAVHNGPLFAPDPQKPQYQGFIRLNFATSRDILEEALNRMRDALTHEMQ, encoded by the coding sequence ATGGCCCAGGTTGCTGATCTTCACGGCGCGCTCTCACGGGAGTCGCTGCGCCACCCGGACTCCTACAAGTGGACCCTGCATCCGGAAGACGTGATCCCCATGTGGATCGCGGATATGGACTTTCCCGTGGCACCCCCCATCGTGGCGGCGCTGCAGGAGCGCCTGACCCGCGGTCTTGGCTACGCGCAGCTGAACGGCGACCCGGTGCTGAAAGCCGCCCTGCGTGAGCATCTGGCCGGGCATGGTCTGAGTGGCCTGCACGACGAGGGCATCTCGTTCCTGCCTGGGGTCGTTCCTGGAATTTACGCGGCCGTGCATGCCCTGACCACCCCGGGCGAGGCGGTGGTCACCATGACGCCGGTGTATCACCCCTTTCACCTGAGCATCACCGATCTGGGCCGTCGCGTTGCCGGGGTCCCGCTGCGGGACGCCGAGGGTGGGTACGAAATCAACTTTGCAGCGCTGGACGCGGCCTCACGCGGCAGCCGGCTGCTGCTGCTGTGTCACCCGCACAATCCGACCGGCCGGATCTGGAGCGCCGAGGAACTGGGCCGGCTCCGAGCCCTCGCCGTGGCGCGGGACCTTTTTGTGGTCAGCGACGAACTGCACGCCGACCTGCGTTACACCGGCGCCCCATTCGAGGCCTTCGCCGCCGACCCGAAGGTCCGCAGCCGGACCCTGACGCTGACAGGTCCCTGCAAGGCGTACAACACCGCCGGACTGGGCATAGGCGCGATGGTCGGACATAACGAGAAACTCGTTGCGCGTGTACGTGCGGCCACAGGTGGCCTGATGGGCCATGAGTCGGCCCTGAGCGTCACCATGTGGCAGGCGGCGCTGCGCGAAGGAGGGCCGTGGCTCCGGGAGACCCTGGCGTATCTGCAGGGCAACCGCGATTTCCTGAGCAGCTACCTGTGTGAGCATCTACCGTGGGTGCGCTTCCACCCCATGCAGAGCACCTACCTGGCTTGGCTGGACCTGCGGGCCCATCCTCGTGCCGGCGATATTCAGGAATTTTTGCTGCAGGAAGCCAGAGTGGCCGTGCATAATGGCCCGCTGTTTGCACCCGATCCACAAAAGCCCCAGTACCAGGGCTTTATCCGCCTGAACTTCGCCACCAGCCGCGACATTCTGGAAGAGGCCCTGAACCGGATGCGAGACGCCCTCACCCACGAGATGCAGTAG
- a CDS encoding CidA/LrgA family protein, whose translation MTPVAPLSLTARLPATTRFVLGLGMLSTFAAAGELLVRTAGLPLPGSVAGLALLWAALGLGAVKLHWITPAADGLLGVLGLLFVPATVGFIQFLSAGAAWSLWLLVMTSGVLVGAGVAGVIASQLVRPDLPAPEQT comes from the coding sequence GTGACGCCGGTTGCCCCACTGTCCCTCACGGCCCGCCTGCCGGCCACCACACGTTTTGTGCTGGGGCTGGGGATGCTGAGCACCTTTGCGGCGGCTGGTGAACTGCTGGTGCGTACTGCCGGGCTGCCGCTGCCAGGCTCAGTCGCGGGGCTGGCGCTGCTGTGGGCCGCGCTGGGGCTCGGCGCAGTGAAGCTGCACTGGATCACCCCGGCTGCCGATGGCCTGCTGGGTGTGCTGGGACTGCTGTTTGTTCCCGCTACTGTGGGATTCATTCAGTTTCTATCGGCCGGAGCGGCCTGGAGTCTGTGGCTGCTGGTCATGACTTCCGGGGTTCTGGTGGGGGCAGGCGTGGCGGGCGTGATTGCTTCGCAGCTGGTACGGCCCGACCTTCCGGCGCCAGAGCAGACATGA
- a CDS encoding group III truncated hemoglobin, with product MSFTERPAIPVGFSAAGQDSHVFRVLRVLSLSPLLKVPLATRADLVRCGGLLVPHDGERVGDVRDRPDRWAALQLLTQAIRRGVPVLAWGSGAALAGRALGAAVQEHEGLEWAHAPRGAEVLVWQQERPQHWHAGRVSAWAGPELPEDMVANFLSTLPALRSRQPASLLEELGGEAALRSLLADFYARARTDELLGPVFTTHVTDWNAHLDRATAFWVTMLGGEPAWRGNLNTVHAGLGVRTAHLDRWLGLLTLAAHAHLPPEAAGLLLARAHAMAGKLARSSKREPAGTSPS from the coding sequence ATGTCTTTTACTGAAAGGCCCGCCATCCCGGTGGGCTTTTCCGCTGCAGGCCAGGACTCGCACGTCTTCCGAGTCCTGCGGGTACTGAGCCTCTCTCCCCTGCTGAAGGTGCCGCTGGCCACCCGAGCGGATCTGGTCAGGTGCGGCGGCCTGCTGGTTCCCCACGATGGAGAGCGGGTGGGTGATGTTCGGGACCGACCCGACCGCTGGGCCGCTCTGCAACTGCTGACTCAGGCTATCAGACGCGGTGTGCCGGTGCTCGCCTGGGGCTCAGGCGCCGCTCTTGCAGGCCGGGCGCTGGGCGCAGCTGTCCAGGAACATGAAGGGCTCGAATGGGCCCACGCGCCCCGCGGCGCAGAGGTTCTGGTGTGGCAGCAAGAACGGCCCCAGCACTGGCACGCCGGACGCGTCAGTGCCTGGGCAGGCCCGGAACTGCCAGAGGACATGGTGGCCAACTTCCTGAGCACCCTGCCTGCTCTGCGCTCGCGTCAGCCGGCCTCGCTGCTTGAGGAACTGGGAGGCGAGGCAGCGCTGCGTTCCCTGCTGGCCGACTTCTATGCCCGCGCCCGGACCGACGAACTGCTGGGGCCTGTGTTTACCACCCACGTGACCGATTGGAACGCCCATCTGGACCGGGCAACCGCCTTCTGGGTCACCATGCTGGGCGGGGAGCCTGCGTGGCGCGGAAACCTGAACACGGTGCACGCCGGTCTGGGTGTGAGGACAGCGCATCTGGATCGGTGGCTCGGCCTGCTGACCCTGGCGGCGCACGCGCACCTGCCCCCAGAGGCCGCCGGCCTGCTTCTGGCAAGGGCCCATGCCATGGCAGGGAAGCTTGCCAGAAGCAGCAAACGTGAGCCTGCGGGAACGTCCCCCTCCTGA
- a CDS encoding M3 family oligoendopeptidase, with protein sequence MPRWRTDDLYPSLDDARVSTDLAALRGQVAELESTFDRLNVRKGEAVTAEALEQVLSGLNAVTLRLITLRGYINAFASTDSRDALAQQRVGELTTLTLPLGPLRSRLTAWLGSLDDACLDAVLQQSEVVREHEYLLRRSVRFARHQMTPPEEDLAARLNPSGAGGWAKLHGNYTSQLGGTFRGERLPVTALRALATEADEGVRREAFDAELAAWKDAELVCAACLNGVKGESGTLARRRGFSDPVEPSLLTNAIDRATLDAMQAAVVRSLPDFRRYFAAKARALGKTGLDWWDLFAPVGRSETEWTYEAGARFVEAQFRAYSGKLGDFAARAFQEDWVDAGPRDGKRGGAFCMGWEGDASRILMNHSPSLDSVSTLAHELGHGYHNLLKAPRTPLQRETPMTLAETASIFCETIIQNAALEQARGEEKLYVLETQLMGHAQVVVDIHSRYLFERAVHEKREQRDLTAQEFSDLMTWAQCETYGDALDTLHPYMWAVKPHYYSSSFYNYPYTFGLLFGLGLYAQYEQARANGTEADFQARYDDLLASTGLADARMLAQRFGIDLHAPEFWEGSLNVIRAQIDEYVKTVG encoded by the coding sequence ATGCCCCGCTGGCGGACCGATGACCTGTACCCCAGCCTTGATGATGCTCGTGTAAGCACCGACCTCGCCGCCCTGAGGGGTCAGGTGGCGGAACTGGAGAGCACCTTCGACCGCCTGAACGTCCGCAAAGGCGAAGCAGTGACGGCCGAGGCGCTCGAACAGGTGCTGAGCGGCCTGAACGCCGTCACGCTGCGGCTGATTACGCTGCGCGGCTACATCAATGCATTTGCTTCGACCGACAGCCGTGACGCTCTGGCCCAGCAGAGGGTGGGTGAGCTGACCACCCTGACGCTCCCACTGGGTCCCCTGCGTTCCCGCCTGACCGCCTGGCTGGGCAGCCTGGATGACGCCTGCCTGGACGCCGTACTGCAGCAATCTGAGGTGGTGCGCGAACACGAGTACCTGCTGCGGCGCAGCGTGCGGTTCGCCCGTCACCAGATGACGCCTCCTGAAGAAGACCTCGCGGCACGCCTGAACCCCAGCGGAGCTGGTGGATGGGCCAAGCTGCACGGGAATTACACCAGTCAGCTGGGCGGCACCTTTCGCGGCGAACGCCTGCCGGTCACGGCCCTGCGCGCCCTGGCCACGGAAGCCGACGAAGGCGTGCGCCGTGAGGCCTTTGATGCCGAGCTTGCCGCCTGGAAAGACGCCGAGCTGGTCTGCGCCGCGTGTCTGAACGGTGTCAAGGGTGAGTCGGGCACCCTGGCGCGCCGGCGTGGATTTTCCGACCCGGTCGAGCCCAGCCTGCTGACCAACGCCATCGACCGTGCCACGCTGGACGCAATGCAGGCGGCCGTGGTCCGCTCGCTGCCGGACTTCCGCCGGTACTTTGCCGCCAAGGCCCGCGCCCTGGGCAAGACCGGGCTCGACTGGTGGGACCTGTTTGCGCCTGTGGGCCGCAGCGAGACCGAATGGACCTACGAGGCGGGGGCCCGTTTCGTGGAGGCGCAGTTCCGGGCCTACAGTGGCAAGCTGGGCGATTTTGCGGCGCGTGCCTTTCAGGAGGACTGGGTCGACGCCGGTCCCCGTGACGGCAAGCGCGGTGGAGCCTTCTGCATGGGCTGGGAGGGTGACGCCAGCCGCATCCTGATGAACCACAGCCCCAGCCTCGACAGTGTCTCCACGCTGGCCCACGAGCTTGGGCACGGCTACCACAACCTCCTCAAAGCCCCCCGGACTCCGCTGCAGCGTGAGACGCCCATGACCCTGGCCGAGACCGCCAGCATTTTCTGCGAGACCATCATTCAGAACGCGGCACTGGAGCAGGCCCGGGGCGAGGAAAAGCTCTATGTGCTGGAAACGCAGCTGATGGGCCACGCCCAGGTGGTGGTGGACATCCACAGCCGCTACCTGTTCGAGCGGGCCGTTCACGAGAAGCGCGAACAGCGCGACCTGACTGCTCAGGAGTTCAGCGACCTGATGACCTGGGCGCAGTGTGAAACCTACGGGGACGCCCTGGACACCCTGCACCCCTACATGTGGGCCGTCAAACCCCACTATTACAGCTCCAGCTTCTACAACTACCCGTACACCTTCGGGCTGCTGTTCGGGCTGGGACTGTACGCCCAGTACGAGCAGGCCCGGGCCAACGGCACGGAGGCCGACTTCCAGGCCCGCTACGACGATCTGCTGGCCAGCACCGGTCTTGCCGATGCCCGTATGCTGGCCCAGCGTTTCGGGATTGACCTGCACGCGCCCGAGTTCTGGGAAGGCAGCCTGAACGTGATCCGCGCCCAGATCGACGAGTATGTGAAAACTGTCGGCTGA
- a CDS encoding c-type cytochrome — protein sequence MKNTFAVSMTLLLALTLGGSFAAFQRATTPHQAEAGHGGTEGAAGEGHGEGEAGKNMEGTKGDDVVTDTEAAVNAGEGDPLAAPGGTGPNVVQDRDVTKLQNNAGGPNAGVTGQAPETGTVAGDAKSAPGGNPEVAPESQADDGAERSPGGISGETDEGNRADTNSAGATGQPPAENALAGDPKGDPVAGKFTYAASCAGCHGQEGQGGVGPALTDADGPKSWTLDQFTATLREGRTPERELSLAMPRFSKEQLTDSDVTNIYRHIKTLN from the coding sequence ATGAAGAACACGTTCGCCGTCTCCATGACGCTGCTGCTGGCCCTGACCCTGGGCGGCTCGTTCGCGGCCTTTCAACGGGCCACCACGCCGCACCAGGCCGAAGCCGGCCACGGCGGAACCGAGGGTGCGGCCGGCGAAGGCCACGGGGAAGGCGAGGCCGGCAAGAACATGGAAGGCACCAAGGGGGACGACGTGGTGACCGATACGGAAGCTGCGGTCAACGCGGGAGAGGGTGACCCCCTGGCCGCGCCGGGTGGAACGGGACCCAATGTGGTTCAGGACCGCGACGTTACCAAACTGCAGAACAACGCCGGGGGGCCCAACGCGGGCGTCACAGGTCAGGCGCCCGAAACCGGAACCGTGGCGGGTGATGCCAAATCCGCGCCGGGGGGCAACCCTGAGGTTGCGCCGGAATCCCAGGCCGACGATGGCGCCGAGCGCAGCCCCGGCGGCATCAGTGGTGAGACCGACGAGGGCAACCGTGCAGATACCAACTCTGCAGGCGCAACCGGACAGCCGCCTGCAGAAAACGCCCTGGCCGGTGATCCGAAGGGCGATCCCGTGGCCGGTAAGTTCACCTACGCCGCCAGCTGCGCCGGATGCCACGGGCAGGAAGGACAGGGCGGCGTCGGCCCGGCTCTGACGGATGCCGATGGCCCCAAGTCCTGGACCCTGGACCAGTTCACAGCCACGCTACGTGAAGGCCGCACGCCCGAGCGCGAACTGTCCCTCGCGATGCCGCGCTTCTCCAAGGAACAGCTGACCGATTCGGATGTGACCAACATTTACCGGCACATCAAAACCCTCAACTGA
- a CDS encoding phosphate signaling complex PhoU family protein has protein sequence MTVAYESLGTGRFLRMLSITLEQLEAVRDANDRAEFAGLTARAQVLERETDALEREIEDACLAAFASGLSVGELAFYLVVFRSLSNLERVGDYAFSVARDLENLAPRTRSATLQDVLPLVRLLSEMVETLAFAFAERDIRAAREVMQMDFEQVDALYEQMQRASLTRLMERPEDTEVALTAGRMARNLERLGDHLVNVAERLETMVLSQRAGRAAG, from the coding sequence ATGACGGTCGCTTACGAGAGCCTGGGCACCGGACGCTTCCTGCGCATGCTCAGCATTACACTTGAGCAGCTCGAGGCCGTGCGCGATGCCAACGACCGTGCCGAATTCGCGGGGCTGACCGCCAGGGCCCAGGTGCTGGAACGCGAAACCGACGCACTGGAGCGCGAAATCGAAGACGCCTGTCTGGCGGCCTTTGCCAGTGGGCTCAGCGTCGGGGAACTGGCGTTCTACCTTGTGGTGTTCCGCAGCCTGAGCAATCTGGAGCGCGTCGGCGACTACGCCTTCAGCGTGGCCCGCGACCTGGAAAACCTCGCGCCGCGCACCCGCAGCGCCACCCTGCAGGACGTTCTACCCCTGGTACGTCTGCTGTCAGAGATGGTCGAGACCCTCGCCTTTGCGTTTGCCGAACGTGACATCCGTGCTGCCCGCGAGGTCATGCAGATGGACTTCGAGCAGGTGGACGCGCTGTACGAGCAGATGCAGCGTGCCAGTCTGACCCGCCTGATGGAGCGCCCCGAGGACACCGAGGTGGCCCTGACCGCCGGGCGGATGGCCAGGAACCTGGAGCGGTTGGGAGACCATCTGGTGAATGTGGCCGAGCGTCTGGAAACCATGGTGCTGAGCCAGCGCGCCGGTCGTGCGGCGGGATAA
- a CDS encoding 5'-methylthioadenosine/adenosylhomocysteine nucleosidase, whose product MLAIIGAMDEEIELLLADLTAHEELIFPGVTLHRGVLDGVPVLVTRAGIGKVNAAMTTTYLLTQGASRVIFTGVAGGVHPELRVGDIVVSTDCMQHDVDVRALDYPLGTVPGELPAWPADETLRTVALQAAREVGGVHVLSGRVASGDQFIASREGVQRLWTTFGAACAEMEGAAVAQVCAKAGIPFVVIRSVSDTADHDANVDYRTFMPLVARHAKQVVRGMLSRLVPTSA is encoded by the coding sequence ATGCTGGCAATTATTGGCGCAATGGACGAAGAAATCGAGTTGCTGCTCGCGGACCTCACCGCGCATGAAGAACTGATCTTTCCAGGAGTGACCCTGCACCGTGGTGTCCTGGACGGCGTGCCGGTGCTGGTCACCCGCGCCGGGATCGGGAAGGTCAACGCGGCCATGACCACCACCTATCTGCTGACCCAGGGGGCCAGCCGCGTCATCTTTACCGGCGTCGCCGGCGGCGTCCACCCGGAACTGCGCGTAGGAGACATCGTGGTCAGCACCGATTGCATGCAGCACGATGTGGATGTGCGCGCCCTGGACTATCCGCTTGGCACGGTACCGGGCGAACTGCCTGCCTGGCCCGCCGATGAGACCCTGCGCACGGTTGCCCTGCAGGCGGCCCGGGAAGTGGGAGGGGTGCACGTTCTCTCCGGCCGGGTCGCCAGTGGAGACCAGTTCATCGCCTCCCGCGAGGGAGTGCAGCGGCTGTGGACCACCTTCGGAGCCGCGTGCGCCGAGATGGAGGGCGCTGCCGTCGCCCAGGTGTGCGCCAAGGCCGGCATTCCCTTTGTGGTGATCCGCAGCGTCAGCGACACCGCCGATCACGACGCCAACGTGGATTACCGCACCTTTATGCCACTGGTGGCGCGGCACGCCAAGCAGGTGGTGCGTGGCATGCTGTCGCGGCTGGTCCCCACAAGCGCGTGA
- a CDS encoding LrgB family protein, whose amino-acid sequence MIWLALTLLAFVLGSLLQGRLRSPLANPTLVATLLIAGALLIARHPYASYLREVEPLTFLLGPAVVALAVPMYRLSGLLARQWRALLAGGMCGTLSGMAVDTWLPRVLQLSPDAARSLSTAPVTSPVALQLAQFTHAPPALAATLAVLSGLVGALVLPPALTLLRVRHPLARGIAMGSVAHGIGTARAREESEETGAASSLGMGLAALSVTLVVAVLAESSGRGSP is encoded by the coding sequence ATGATCTGGCTGGCCCTGACCCTGCTGGCCTTTGTACTGGGGAGTCTGCTGCAGGGCCGCTTGCGCTCTCCCCTGGCCAATCCCACGCTGGTGGCCACACTGCTGATCGCCGGGGCGCTGCTGATTGCACGTCATCCGTACGCGAGTTACCTGCGTGAGGTCGAGCCCCTGACCTTCCTGCTGGGGCCAGCGGTCGTGGCACTGGCCGTCCCGATGTACCGGCTGAGCGGCCTGCTCGCCCGGCAGTGGCGCGCACTGCTGGCCGGTGGCATGTGCGGCACCCTGTCCGGCATGGCGGTGGACACCTGGTTGCCACGTGTCCTGCAGCTGTCGCCGGACGCAGCCCGGAGCCTCAGCACTGCGCCGGTGACCAGCCCGGTAGCGCTGCAGCTGGCACAGTTCACCCACGCCCCTCCAGCCCTGGCGGCGACGCTGGCAGTGCTGTCCGGACTGGTGGGGGCGCTGGTTCTGCCGCCGGCCCTGACCCTCTTGCGCGTGCGCCATCCCCTGGCCCGTGGCATCGCCATGGGCAGCGTGGCGCATGGTATCGGCACCGCGCGCGCGCGCGAGGAAAGTGAAGAGACGGGTGCGGCGAGCAGCCTGGGCATGGGACTTGCGGCGCTGAGCGTGACCCTGGTGGTGGCAGTCCTGGCGGAAAGCTCGGGTCGAGGCTCCCCCTGA